A genomic stretch from Kribbella jejuensis includes:
- a CDS encoding helix-turn-helix transcriptional regulator translates to MGGVTVLTASYAGAASAPAYARLAGLVAALPGEQLVRRDAGPSALAYTSAADAIAAASSLRESASEAPAGELLRIALHTAPTAVLAARHADQLLDITNPGQTLLTARIAAAVEGFAGPGGVGPGDERVGGIRLADLGVHRLRDLGSPERIFELTSTGLPVRSLDLVPNNLPVMFTSFVGRATQVAALRTQLAGSRLVTLTGPGGSGKTRLAAQTAAQLAERWPDGVWWVDLSAVTDSSQLPEVVAAAIGLLVEPGDRLLIGQLRTKQALICLDNCEQIIEGVAEFVVALHTGCPEITVLATSREPLNLPGESTWQVPALSPDEARTLFLERFGIATDAEDAVRSICAKLDGIPLAVELAAAWGRVLTPEQLEAGLADRFGLLTKNVRGVAARQRTLAASIDWSYDLLDEDERRVFRRLAVFSGGFGLDAVQAVTEQPGVLEIHARLVDKSLVVSDGGRYRLLETIREYAATRATADDAVQDRHLDHYLQVAEAAEPLLDKDRDAWRALIEPDRENFRAALEHGLSAPDPDRGRRLAAALGWLWNLQATGHEGIGYLRRAIDRAPDDRTLLQARLLYGYATVADTVDPFGYDAAGRGLDLATELGDDRLTSLFLALKAVGEFFTDFQKAWDLTAEGVRLADGIGNEHARNANVALQCVLLSLWDRHDELRPLLDRAADGLMSSGERGIASTVLTTWSESAMSTGEPRKAVELAERALAAAEPLADFHRVGTARAQLASVLVRVGRADEARTLMRPLLELAESGSVVPNLGQVMSVISYWTGEYAAAVEWLAPAVAPDGPLAGTFVPAMLLPTVAAAKRALGEDATELLEHVVDLARRYNLPRILADALDQLGRAAIAVRPDTAVELLHEALTIRVDHGLRTYLIDSLESLALLAIHTNRPADAARLASAASAARNELGLATPADRPDLPTSDEPPLALDEAVAYARRTRGTRGRPSSGWASLTPTEQQVVALAVEGLSNPEIGERLFMSRGTVKTHLAHVYTKLGVANRTELASLKKP, encoded by the coding sequence ATGGGTGGGGTGACAGTACTGACTGCGTCGTACGCCGGCGCGGCGAGCGCACCTGCCTACGCCCGACTGGCCGGTCTGGTCGCCGCACTGCCCGGTGAGCAGCTGGTACGACGTGACGCCGGGCCGTCGGCGCTCGCGTACACCTCCGCCGCCGATGCGATCGCCGCCGCCTCATCCCTTCGTGAGTCAGCGTCGGAGGCGCCGGCGGGCGAACTCCTTCGCATCGCTCTCCACACCGCACCAACCGCAGTCCTCGCGGCCCGTCACGCGGATCAGCTGCTGGACATCACCAACCCCGGCCAAACGTTGCTCACGGCAAGGATTGCTGCAGCGGTGGAAGGATTCGCCGGGCCCGGGGGTGTGGGACCTGGCGACGAGCGCGTCGGCGGCATCCGGTTGGCCGATCTCGGTGTGCATCGGTTGCGGGATCTGGGGTCGCCGGAGCGGATCTTCGAGCTGACGTCTACCGGCCTGCCGGTGCGATCATTGGATCTGGTGCCCAACAACCTGCCGGTGATGTTCACGAGTTTTGTCGGGCGCGCGACGCAGGTTGCTGCACTGCGGACCCAGCTGGCGGGCAGTCGCCTCGTCACGCTGACCGGACCAGGCGGCAGCGGCAAGACCCGGCTGGCGGCGCAAACGGCTGCTCAGCTGGCCGAACGGTGGCCGGACGGCGTGTGGTGGGTCGACCTGTCCGCCGTCACCGACAGCTCGCAGCTCCCCGAAGTCGTTGCCGCCGCGATCGGTTTGCTCGTCGAGCCAGGTGATCGCCTACTGATCGGGCAGCTCCGCACCAAACAAGCCCTGATCTGCCTCGACAACTGCGAACAGATCATCGAAGGCGTCGCCGAGTTCGTCGTCGCCCTGCACACCGGTTGCCCTGAGATCACCGTCCTGGCAACCAGCCGCGAGCCCCTCAACCTCCCCGGCGAATCGACCTGGCAGGTCCCCGCTCTCTCACCGGACGAAGCCCGAACCCTCTTCCTCGAACGGTTCGGAATCGCAACGGACGCGGAGGATGCGGTGCGATCGATCTGCGCGAAGCTGGACGGGATTCCGTTGGCGGTGGAGCTGGCGGCCGCTTGGGGCCGGGTGCTGACGCCGGAGCAGCTCGAGGCGGGATTGGCGGATCGGTTCGGGCTGTTGACGAAGAACGTTCGCGGAGTGGCGGCTCGGCAGCGGACGTTGGCCGCGTCGATCGACTGGAGCTACGACCTGCTGGATGAGGACGAGCGGCGGGTGTTCCGGCGGTTGGCGGTGTTCTCCGGTGGGTTCGGGCTCGACGCGGTGCAAGCCGTCACGGAGCAGCCCGGCGTACTGGAGATCCACGCGCGGCTTGTCGACAAATCGCTTGTTGTCTCCGACGGTGGGCGGTACCGGCTGCTCGAGACGATCCGCGAGTACGCGGCAACCCGCGCGACCGCGGACGACGCCGTACAAGACCGGCACCTCGACCACTACCTCCAGGTCGCCGAGGCCGCGGAACCCCTGCTGGACAAGGATCGGGACGCCTGGCGCGCGCTCATCGAACCGGACCGCGAGAACTTCCGCGCCGCTCTCGAACACGGCCTGTCCGCACCCGATCCGGACCGCGGCCGGCGCCTCGCCGCCGCGCTCGGTTGGCTGTGGAACCTGCAGGCGACCGGCCACGAAGGCATCGGCTACCTCCGTCGCGCGATCGATCGCGCCCCGGACGACCGAACGTTGCTTCAGGCCCGTTTGCTGTACGGCTACGCGACCGTCGCCGACACCGTCGACCCGTTCGGGTACGACGCCGCCGGCCGCGGGCTCGACCTCGCCACCGAACTCGGCGACGATCGCCTCACCTCACTGTTCCTTGCGCTGAAGGCCGTCGGCGAGTTCTTCACCGACTTCCAGAAGGCCTGGGACCTGACCGCCGAGGGCGTCCGACTCGCCGACGGCATCGGCAACGAGCACGCCCGGAACGCCAACGTCGCCCTGCAATGCGTACTGCTTTCGCTCTGGGACCGACATGACGAGCTCCGTCCGCTGCTCGACCGTGCCGCCGACGGGCTGATGTCCAGCGGTGAACGAGGGATCGCGTCGACCGTACTGACGACTTGGTCCGAGAGCGCGATGTCCACCGGCGAACCACGGAAGGCCGTCGAGCTCGCCGAACGTGCCCTGGCGGCGGCCGAACCGCTCGCCGACTTCCACCGCGTCGGCACCGCCCGCGCCCAGCTCGCCTCCGTACTGGTTCGCGTTGGGCGCGCCGACGAGGCCCGGACGTTGATGCGCCCGCTGCTGGAGCTCGCCGAGTCCGGTTCCGTCGTACCGAATCTCGGCCAGGTGATGAGCGTGATCTCCTACTGGACGGGCGAGTACGCCGCCGCGGTCGAGTGGCTTGCCCCGGCCGTCGCGCCGGACGGCCCGCTCGCCGGCACGTTCGTACCCGCGATGCTGCTGCCGACGGTCGCCGCCGCGAAACGCGCACTGGGCGAGGACGCGACCGAGCTCCTGGAACACGTCGTCGACCTCGCGCGCCGCTACAACCTCCCGCGGATCCTCGCCGACGCACTCGACCAGCTCGGACGTGCCGCGATCGCCGTACGGCCGGACACGGCCGTCGAGCTTCTGCACGAGGCGCTGACGATCCGCGTCGACCACGGCCTGCGCACGTACCTCATCGACAGCCTGGAATCCCTTGCCCTGCTGGCGATCCACACCAATCGTCCTGCGGACGCCGCCCGGTTGGCATCCGCCGCATCCGCCGCACGCAACGAGCTGGGCTTGGCGACACCGGCCGATCGCCCTGACCTGCCGACCTCGGACGAGCCGCCGCTGGCGTTGGACGAGGCCGTCGCGTATGCCCGCCGTACCAGAGGAACCCGCGGCCGCCCGTCCTCCGGCTGGGCCAGCCTGACCCCGACCGAGCAACAGGTCGTCGCGCTCGCGGTCGAGGGCCTCAGCAACCCCGAGATCGGCGAACGCCTGTTCATGAGTCGAGGCACAGTGAAAACACACCTAGCCCACGTCTACACAAAGCTAGGCGTCGCCAACCGCACCGAACTGGCCTCCCTCAAGAAACCCTGA
- a CDS encoding YdeI/OmpD-associated family protein, translating to METFESRIRVNDGGGAWVEVPPDVITALGGGGRIPVLATFDEIAYRGSIASMGGCMALGILKSIRAELGKGDGDPVTVTVERDTGERTVDVPDDLAAALAEAGLREAFDQLSYSHRREHVKAINDAKRAETRQRRIVKAVEMVRVS from the coding sequence ATGGAGACGTTCGAGAGCAGGATCAGGGTGAACGACGGCGGCGGCGCCTGGGTTGAGGTGCCGCCGGACGTGATCACGGCGCTCGGTGGGGGCGGGCGGATTCCAGTGCTGGCGACGTTCGACGAAATTGCTTATCGAGGGTCGATCGCGTCGATGGGCGGATGCATGGCGCTCGGCATCTTGAAGAGCATCCGGGCGGAGCTCGGTAAGGGCGACGGGGATCCGGTGACGGTGACTGTTGAGCGGGACACTGGTGAGCGGACGGTCGATGTGCCGGACGATCTGGCGGCGGCGCTGGCGGAGGCTGGGCTGCGGGAAGCGTTCGACCAGCTGAGTTACAGCCATCGACGTGAGCACGTGAAGGCGATCAACGACGCGAAGAGGGCGGAGACGCGGCAGCGGCGGATCGTGAAGGCTGTGGAGATGGTCAGGGTTTCTTGA
- a CDS encoding LysR family transcriptional regulator, whose translation MDLDLRKLRYFVAVADRLHFGRAAEDLHIAQPALSRQIRALEQDLGASLFVRDSHGVELTDAGRQLLDDAGPLLASVRAVRRRVAVAGRGSQRLVVGFRTGIPVIPAARAFQARHPDVVVDVQRMEWDDQALMLLDGRVDVGYVRLPVHETGLRVTPLFTEPLMVALPADHRLAGKEEVSEADLDGEPVIWHADPGTQPTRRPHPDSGLRARGVEEKLEHVAAGRGISFVARSETVFYSRPDISYVPIPELAPEQVCLAVPESRTSRMVDDFFAAAQQTAEITAECGKLGA comes from the coding sequence ATGGATCTGGATCTGCGGAAGCTGCGGTACTTCGTCGCTGTTGCCGACAGGCTGCACTTCGGCCGCGCCGCGGAGGATCTGCACATCGCGCAGCCGGCGCTCAGCCGGCAGATCCGTGCGCTGGAACAGGATCTCGGTGCCTCGCTGTTCGTCAGGGACAGCCACGGCGTGGAGCTGACCGATGCGGGTCGACAGTTGCTGGACGACGCCGGTCCGCTGCTTGCCTCCGTGCGCGCGGTCCGGCGCCGAGTGGCCGTGGCCGGTCGCGGGAGCCAGCGTCTGGTGGTGGGCTTCCGGACCGGCATCCCGGTCATCCCGGCGGCGCGGGCGTTCCAGGCCCGGCACCCGGACGTGGTCGTGGACGTGCAGCGGATGGAATGGGACGACCAGGCCCTGATGCTGCTCGACGGCCGCGTCGACGTCGGCTATGTGCGTCTTCCTGTCCACGAGACCGGGCTGCGCGTGACTCCGCTCTTCACTGAGCCGCTGATGGTGGCGCTGCCCGCCGACCACCGGTTGGCGGGCAAGGAGGAGGTCTCCGAGGCCGACCTGGACGGTGAGCCGGTGATCTGGCATGCCGACCCGGGCACGCAGCCAACCCGGCGCCCGCACCCCGACTCCGGACTTCGGGCGCGTGGGGTGGAGGAGAAGCTCGAGCACGTCGCGGCAGGCCGGGGTATCTCGTTCGTCGCGCGGTCGGAAACCGTGTTCTACTCACGCCCCGACATCAGCTATGTACCGATTCCGGAACTGGCACCCGAACAGGTATGCCTCGCGGTACCGGAATCACGCACCTCGCGAATGGTCGACGATTTCTTCGCCGCAGCTCAGCAAACAGCCGAAATCACCGCGGAATGCGGAAAACTGGGCGCTTGA
- a CDS encoding SDR family NAD(P)-dependent oxidoreductase, translating to MGKLDGKVAVITGGSTGMALAGAELFVAEGAYVFIMGRRQDALDDAVKRIGRNVTAVQGDAADLDDLDRLYDTVKEEKGSIDILWANAGMGEPAKLGEITEEQFHAAFWLNARGTLFTVQKALPLINDEGSILMTGSNASLGAFPGWSLYAGSKAVQQAWARVWLNELKDRRIRVNVLTPGQVATAKQEELFDEETKAAFESLIPRGKMGRPEEIAAVALFLASDDSSYVNGLELVADGGTTAI from the coding sequence GTGGGAAAACTCGATGGCAAGGTAGCGGTGATCACCGGCGGATCAACCGGCATGGCACTGGCCGGCGCGGAATTGTTCGTAGCCGAAGGCGCCTATGTCTTCATCATGGGCCGGCGGCAGGACGCACTGGACGACGCCGTCAAGCGGATCGGCCGGAATGTGACCGCTGTGCAGGGCGATGCGGCCGACCTGGATGATCTGGACCGTTTGTACGACACGGTCAAGGAGGAAAAGGGCTCGATCGACATCCTGTGGGCAAACGCCGGGATGGGCGAGCCGGCCAAACTCGGCGAGATCACCGAGGAGCAGTTCCATGCCGCCTTCTGGCTGAACGCCCGCGGGACGCTGTTCACGGTGCAGAAGGCGCTGCCGCTGATCAACGACGAGGGCTCGATTCTGATGACAGGGTCGAACGCCTCGCTCGGGGCCTTCCCCGGCTGGAGTCTGTATGCGGGGAGCAAGGCCGTGCAGCAGGCCTGGGCGCGCGTGTGGCTCAACGAGCTGAAGGACAGGCGGATCCGGGTGAACGTACTGACCCCTGGCCAGGTGGCCACGGCGAAGCAGGAGGAACTGTTCGACGAGGAGACGAAAGCGGCGTTCGAGTCGCTGATACCGCGGGGAAAGATGGGCCGCCCTGAGGAGATCGCGGCGGTCGCGCTGTTCCTCGCCTCGGACGACTCGAGCTATGTGAACGGGCTGGAACTGGTCGCCGACGGCGGCACCACGGCGATCTGA
- a CDS encoding NADPH-dependent F420 reductase, with protein MSSISIIGTGNMADAIGTLAVAGGNTVEVIGRDAARSAALAKKLGGGATAGTFGAAPAGDIVILAVLAGSAVPVIREFGDALAGKIIVDITNPFNATGTGLDVPHDTSIAQMVAEAAPRSAHVVKAFNTLFRHVLADGSPVDVFMAGDDAQAKASVSTFIESLGLRPRDTGDLSMAHWLEGAGLLTMGLARYGVGHFDFSLGINDLG; from the coding sequence ATGAGCAGCATCAGCATCATCGGTACGGGGAACATGGCCGACGCCATCGGCACCCTGGCAGTCGCCGGCGGCAACACGGTCGAGGTGATCGGCCGCGACGCGGCCAGATCAGCGGCCCTGGCCAAAAAGCTCGGCGGAGGCGCCACGGCCGGGACGTTCGGTGCCGCCCCGGCCGGCGATATCGTCATCCTCGCAGTGCTGGCCGGCAGCGCCGTGCCGGTCATCCGCGAGTTCGGGGACGCGCTGGCCGGCAAGATCATCGTCGACATCACGAACCCTTTCAACGCCACTGGTACCGGGCTGGACGTCCCTCACGACACCTCCATCGCCCAAATGGTGGCCGAGGCTGCGCCGCGGAGCGCCCATGTCGTGAAGGCGTTCAACACGCTGTTCCGCCACGTCCTGGCGGACGGCAGCCCGGTGGACGTGTTCATGGCCGGCGACGATGCACAGGCCAAGGCGAGCGTGTCAACGTTCATCGAGAGCCTCGGCCTCCGCCCCCGGGACACCGGCGACCTGAGCATGGCCCACTGGCTGGAGGGAGCGGGCCTGCTGACGATGGGCCTGGCCCGCTACGGTGTGGGGCACTTCGACTTCTCCCTCGGCATCAACGACCTCGGCTGA
- a CDS encoding MMPL family transporter: MNRWRWRAGIAAVLIVWLVLGALGGPAVGKLSEVQQNDNANFLPKKAESTVVANEAAKFVDSKALPYFVLIERDTPITAADQTVLQGFVAKIPGLELGDGKKLGDYLTAPVRPAVPASDHKALLLTVQIDGDRADEVVGQGETVLYAVAKALRAEIKNSLTPTGLQVYVTGPGGVFADFVVAFSGIDGILLGVALAVVFVILLIVYRSPILPIAVLLTAVFGLALAALVVYPLAKHGVLQLNGQSQGILFILVVGASTDYALLLVSRYKEELHDYESKFQAMRVAWRASIEPIAASAATVILGLLCLLLSKLGSTKGLGPVGALGIAGAFIAAMTFLPAILLAFGRRIFWPSIPRVDHVHSRDQVGGRRLWGRVSGLVGRRSRRVWAITALALLACAAFLPTFKASGTSQEDLFLNKVESVTGQERLAKHFDAGSGTPVEILTPAAQADQVVQTAVKVDGVGAASASVAPGVPPKVVDGKVLVQATLKIRADSPAATKVVKHLRTELDKVSPDILVGGNTAINLDVLDAAQRDLRVIIPTILAVIFVVLMLLLRSLVAAVLLVIANVLSFGATVGVSALMFNHVFKFPGADPGIPLYAFVFLVALGIDYSIFLMTRVREESHAQGTRPGILIGLAVTGGVITSAGVVLAATFSALAVLPILFLVQIAFMVAFGVLLDTTVVRSLLVPSLAHDIGRKVWWPSKLARQEQPDLPKRSES, encoded by the coding sequence GTGAACCGGTGGAGGTGGAGGGCGGGGATCGCCGCCGTACTGATCGTCTGGCTCGTCCTGGGCGCCCTCGGCGGCCCCGCGGTCGGCAAGCTCAGCGAGGTCCAGCAGAACGACAACGCCAACTTCCTTCCGAAGAAGGCCGAATCGACGGTGGTCGCCAACGAGGCCGCGAAGTTCGTCGACTCCAAGGCACTCCCGTACTTCGTCCTGATCGAGCGTGACACCCCGATCACCGCTGCGGACCAGACCGTTCTGCAGGGGTTCGTCGCCAAGATCCCCGGGCTCGAGCTCGGCGACGGCAAGAAGCTGGGCGACTACCTCACCGCCCCGGTCAGACCCGCCGTACCGGCCTCGGACCACAAGGCGCTACTGCTCACCGTGCAGATCGACGGCGACCGCGCCGACGAGGTCGTCGGCCAGGGCGAGACCGTCCTGTACGCCGTGGCGAAGGCACTCCGCGCCGAGATCAAGAACAGCCTCACGCCGACCGGCCTGCAGGTGTACGTCACCGGTCCGGGCGGGGTGTTCGCGGACTTCGTCGTCGCGTTCAGCGGGATCGACGGAATCCTGCTCGGCGTCGCGCTCGCGGTCGTGTTCGTGATCCTGCTGATCGTGTACCGCAGCCCGATCCTGCCCATCGCGGTGCTACTGACCGCGGTGTTCGGCCTCGCGCTCGCGGCGCTGGTCGTGTACCCGCTGGCGAAGCACGGCGTGCTGCAGCTCAACGGCCAGAGTCAGGGCATCCTCTTCATCCTGGTCGTCGGCGCCTCGACGGACTACGCGTTGCTGCTCGTCTCCCGTTACAAAGAGGAGTTGCACGACTACGAGAGCAAGTTCCAGGCGATGCGGGTCGCCTGGCGGGCGTCGATCGAACCGATCGCGGCCAGCGCCGCGACCGTCATCCTCGGCCTGCTGTGCCTGCTGCTGTCGAAGCTCGGCAGCACGAAGGGCCTCGGACCGGTCGGCGCGCTGGGCATCGCTGGTGCGTTCATCGCGGCGATGACGTTCCTGCCCGCGATCCTGCTCGCGTTCGGGCGGCGGATCTTCTGGCCGTCGATCCCGCGCGTCGACCACGTACACTCCCGCGACCAGGTCGGCGGGCGCCGGCTGTGGGGCCGCGTGTCCGGCCTGGTCGGCCGGCGGTCGCGGCGGGTCTGGGCGATCACCGCGCTCGCCCTGCTCGCCTGCGCGGCGTTCCTCCCGACGTTCAAGGCCTCCGGTACGTCGCAGGAGGACCTGTTCCTGAACAAGGTCGAGTCGGTCACCGGTCAGGAGCGGCTCGCGAAGCACTTCGACGCCGGCTCCGGTACGCCGGTGGAGATCCTCACCCCCGCGGCACAGGCGGACCAGGTCGTGCAGACCGCGGTCAAGGTCGACGGCGTCGGCGCCGCGTCCGCCTCGGTGGCGCCCGGCGTACCGCCGAAGGTTGTCGACGGCAAGGTCCTGGTCCAGGCGACGCTGAAGATCCGGGCCGACTCACCGGCCGCGACCAAGGTGGTCAAGCACCTGCGGACCGAGCTGGACAAGGTGAGCCCGGACATCCTGGTCGGCGGCAACACCGCGATCAACCTCGACGTCCTCGACGCCGCGCAGCGTGACCTGCGCGTGATCATCCCGACGATCCTCGCGGTGATCTTCGTCGTCCTGATGCTGCTGCTCCGTTCACTCGTCGCCGCGGTCCTGCTGGTGATCGCCAACGTGCTGTCGTTCGGCGCGACCGTCGGCGTCAGCGCACTGATGTTCAACCACGTCTTCAAATTTCCGGGCGCGGACCCAGGAATCCCTTTGTACGCCTTCGTCTTCCTGGTTGCCCTAGGCATCGACTACTCGATCTTCCTGATGACCCGGGTCCGAGAGGAATCCCACGCCCAAGGCACCAGACCAGGCATCCTCATCGGCCTGGCAGTAACCGGCGGCGTCATCACCTCCGCCGGCGTCGTCCTGGCCGCCACCTTCTCGGCCCTCGCAGTTCTCCCGATCCTCTTCCTGGTCCAGATAGCTTTCATGGTCGCCTTCGGCGTCCTACTGGACACCACCGTCGTCCGCTCCCTGCTCGTCCCATCCCTGGCCCACGACATCGGCCGCAAAGTCTGGTGGCCCAGCAAACTCGCCCGCCAGGAGCAGCCGGACCTGCCGAAGCGCTCTGAAAGCTGA
- a CDS encoding MFS transporter, with protein sequence MTLEAGQAAVANREGSGAVGTVEAPRRGRWIDVWDPEDATFWAAKGRAMARRNLWPSIFAEFLGFSVWQLWSIVVVSMPKAGFTYSTNQLFWLVALPSLVGATLRLPYTFAVPRFGGRNWTTFSALLLLIPTAGLSYFMTQPDTPFWLMALVAATAGVGGGNFASSMTNISFFYPEKEKGFALGVNAAGGNLGVAVVQLFVPIVIVAGAGLTLNRSGLMWLPLIVLAAFWAWKAMANLSVANSSFRTSIAAAKRPHTWVISFLYIGTFGSFIGFGAAFPLLIKTTFAGVTPAHYAFLGALVGSVSRPFGGKLADRIGGARVTVCSFVVMGLGIVSAIFSLKAESFGAFLGSFLVLFVASGIANGSTYRMIPAVFRLTTPNDPGRARREAAACIGIASAVGAYGGFLVPRGFATSTSHFGSLIPALYVFCGFYVVCLAVTYFCYLRKGGPLSQERV encoded by the coding sequence ATGACGCTCGAAGCAGGACAGGCGGCTGTCGCCAACCGCGAAGGCAGTGGGGCGGTCGGCACGGTCGAGGCCCCGCGGCGCGGGCGCTGGATCGATGTCTGGGATCCCGAGGACGCTACGTTCTGGGCCGCGAAGGGCCGCGCGATGGCGCGCCGGAACCTGTGGCCCTCGATCTTCGCCGAGTTCCTCGGCTTCTCGGTGTGGCAGCTGTGGAGCATCGTCGTGGTGTCGATGCCGAAGGCCGGCTTCACCTACAGCACGAACCAGCTGTTCTGGCTGGTCGCGCTGCCGAGCCTGGTCGGCGCGACGCTGCGGCTGCCGTACACGTTCGCCGTACCGCGGTTCGGCGGGCGGAACTGGACCACGTTCTCCGCGCTGCTGCTGCTGATCCCGACGGCCGGGCTGTCGTACTTCATGACGCAGCCGGACACGCCGTTCTGGCTGATGGCGCTGGTCGCGGCGACCGCGGGTGTCGGCGGCGGGAACTTCGCCAGCAGCATGACCAACATCTCCTTCTTCTACCCGGAGAAGGAAAAGGGTTTCGCACTCGGCGTGAACGCGGCCGGCGGCAACCTCGGCGTCGCGGTCGTGCAGTTGTTCGTGCCGATCGTGATCGTCGCCGGTGCCGGCCTGACGCTGAACCGTTCCGGTCTGATGTGGCTTCCGCTGATCGTGCTGGCCGCGTTCTGGGCCTGGAAGGCGATGGCGAACCTCTCGGTCGCGAACTCGTCGTTCCGGACCTCGATCGCGGCGGCGAAGCGGCCGCACACCTGGGTGATCTCGTTCCTCTACATCGGCACGTTCGGGTCGTTCATCGGGTTCGGGGCGGCGTTCCCGCTGCTGATCAAGACCACGTTCGCGGGCGTCACCCCGGCGCACTACGCGTTCCTCGGGGCGCTCGTGGGATCGGTCTCGCGGCCGTTCGGCGGCAAGCTGGCCGACCGGATCGGCGGCGCCCGGGTCACCGTGTGCTCGTTCGTGGTGATGGGGCTCGGCATCGTTTCCGCGATCTTCTCGCTCAAGGCGGAGAGCTTCGGGGCGTTCCTGGGCAGCTTCCTGGTCCTGTTCGTGGCCAGCGGGATCGCGAACGGATCGACGTACCGGATGATTCCGGCGGTCTTCCGGCTCACCACGCCGAACGACCCGGGCCGCGCCCGGCGTGAGGCGGCGGCCTGCATCGGCATCGCGTCCGCGGTCGGCGCGTACGGCGGCTTCCTGGTACCGCGTGGCTTCGCGACATCGACGAGCCACTTCGGCTCGCTGATCCCGGCGCTGTACGTGTTCTGCGGGTTCTACGTGGTGTGCCTCGCGGTGACGTACTTCTGCTACCTGCGCAAGGGCGGCCCGCTCAGCCAGGAGCGCGTGTGA